A genomic window from Qipengyuania oceanensis includes:
- a CDS encoding glutathione S-transferase family protein → MPGPEDIVLHHYDRSPFSQKVRELLGMKGLAWHSVQMPDRMPKPDLVPLTGGYRRAPVMQIGADVYCDSQVIMAEIERRHPEPATDIGPGWAVNLWADRLFFPPTVAIIFGSMGDRVDPGFVADREKLSGRPFDVAAMGRAVEPAKTQWRAFAGWIEQALNSTDFLAGERPGIADVAAHMNIWFLANTFPDLAEELLEGLPQVAKWRERLAGCGQGERNEITGSEALDLARKCEPAPCPVAHDPVSASGMDSGAEVVVMADDYGRDPIAGTLVAASPERIVIARDDGDLGAMQLHFPRAGFVLLPNGG, encoded by the coding sequence ATGCCCGGCCCCGAAGACATCGTCCTGCATCACTACGATCGCTCGCCGTTCTCGCAGAAGGTGCGCGAACTGCTCGGGATGAAGGGGCTGGCCTGGCACTCGGTGCAGATGCCCGACCGGATGCCGAAACCCGATCTTGTGCCGCTCACCGGCGGGTATCGCCGCGCGCCGGTGATGCAGATCGGGGCCGACGTCTACTGCGACAGCCAGGTCATCATGGCCGAGATCGAGCGGCGGCATCCCGAGCCTGCGACCGACATAGGTCCGGGCTGGGCGGTGAACCTGTGGGCCGACCGGCTGTTCTTTCCGCCGACGGTTGCGATCATCTTCGGTTCCATGGGCGACCGGGTCGATCCCGGTTTCGTGGCCGACCGCGAGAAGCTATCGGGCCGACCCTTCGATGTCGCGGCGATGGGACGGGCGGTGGAACCTGCCAAAACGCAATGGCGGGCGTTTGCCGGGTGGATCGAGCAAGCACTGAACTCCACGGACTTCCTCGCAGGCGAGCGGCCCGGTATCGCCGACGTCGCGGCGCATATGAACATCTGGTTCCTGGCCAACACATTCCCCGACCTCGCCGAAGAGCTGCTGGAGGGGCTGCCGCAGGTAGCGAAATGGCGGGAACGGCTGGCGGGATGCGGGCAGGGCGAGCGCAACGAGATCACCGGCAGCGAAGCCCTCGATCTCGCGCGCAAGTGCGAACCGGCCCCCTGCCCGGTCGCGCATGATCCGGTCTCGGCTTCCGGAATGGATAGCGGCGCAGAGGTGGTCGTGATGGCCGACGATTACGGCCGCGATCCGATCGCGGGCACGCTCGTCGCCGCCAGTCCCGAGAGGATCGTCATTGCGCGCGACGATGGCGATCTGGGCGCTATGCAGCTCCATTTCCCGCGCGCCGGCTTCGTCCTCTTGCCGAACGGCGGCTGA
- a CDS encoding acyl-CoA dehydrogenase family protein — protein sequence MDFAVPQDLEDYYAELVDFIEAEITPLQERDDNMRFFDHRREWARTNFEEGGLPRHEWEQLLVEAKRLADKAGHWRFSAPKKYGGKDGSNLWMAVIRDRFAQRGLGLHNDLQNEHSIVGNFPFVEMFEQWGTEEQKEEFILGGFEGTRRVAFGLTEPNHGSDATFMETRAVRETRDGVDGWLINGEKMWITGMHVATHCAMFCRTDGEDGDARGITCLLVPNPTEGLEIEEWMWTFNMPTDHPRLSVKDVWVPESAMLGREGLGLALAQSFVHQNRIRQAASSLGAAQFCVEESVKYARERKPFGEELARNQAIQFPLVELATQCEMLRLLIYKTAWEMDNMPHAEIEKTISDKVSMCNYWANRLVCQAADRAMQVHGGIGYSRHKPFEHIYRHHRRYRITEGAEEIQMRKVGAYLFGYLGPRRGKFAAKD from the coding sequence ATGGATTTTGCCGTCCCGCAGGACCTGGAAGACTACTACGCCGAACTCGTCGATTTCATCGAGGCCGAGATCACTCCGTTGCAGGAGCGCGACGACAACATGCGCTTCTTCGACCATCGTCGCGAATGGGCGCGGACCAATTTCGAGGAGGGCGGCTTGCCGCGCCACGAATGGGAGCAATTGCTGGTCGAGGCGAAGCGGCTGGCCGACAAGGCCGGCCACTGGCGCTTTTCCGCGCCTAAAAAATACGGCGGCAAGGATGGGTCGAACCTGTGGATGGCGGTTATCCGAGACCGCTTCGCGCAGCGCGGCCTCGGCCTCCACAACGATCTGCAGAACGAACATTCGATCGTCGGCAACTTCCCCTTCGTCGAGATGTTCGAGCAATGGGGCACCGAGGAACAGAAAGAGGAATTCATCCTCGGCGGCTTCGAGGGCACGCGGCGGGTCGCCTTCGGCCTGACCGAGCCCAATCACGGGTCCGACGCCACATTCATGGAAACCCGCGCGGTGCGCGAAACCCGTGACGGCGTAGACGGCTGGCTGATCAACGGCGAGAAGATGTGGATCACGGGTATGCACGTCGCGACGCATTGCGCCATGTTCTGCCGCACTGACGGCGAGGATGGCGATGCGCGCGGGATCACCTGCCTGCTCGTGCCCAATCCGACAGAGGGCCTCGAGATCGAGGAATGGATGTGGACCTTCAACATGCCGACGGACCATCCTCGCCTGTCGGTCAAGGATGTCTGGGTCCCCGAAAGCGCCATGCTGGGCAGGGAAGGGCTCGGCCTCGCGCTGGCGCAGAGCTTCGTCCACCAGAACCGCATCCGGCAGGCGGCGAGTTCGCTCGGCGCGGCGCAGTTCTGCGTCGAGGAAAGCGTGAAATACGCCCGCGAGCGCAAGCCCTTCGGCGAGGAACTGGCGCGCAACCAGGCGATCCAGTTCCCGCTCGTCGAGCTGGCGACGCAGTGCGAGATGCTGCGGCTGCTGATCTACAAGACCGCGTGGGAAATGGACAACATGCCCCATGCCGAGATCGAGAAGACCATCTCGGACAAGGTCTCGATGTGCAATTACTGGGCTAACCGGCTGGTCTGCCAAGCGGCCGACCGGGCGATGCAGGTGCATGGCGGGATCGGCTATTCGCGGCACAAGCCGTTCGAGCATATCTATCGCCACCACCGCCGCTACCGGATCACCGAAGGCGCCGAGGAAATCCAGATGCGCAAGGTCGGCGCCTATCTGTTCGGCTATCTCGGGCCGCGGCGCGGCAAATTCGCGGCGAAGGACTAG
- a CDS encoding phosphotransferase, protein MVDESAIIAGLERALARVGKGRPSGLKRLTGGAMMESSRFESDGEAYVLRRAPSMEFMEGRPFGHADEAAIVQAAHDAGVSAPNVLVVLEEADGLGSGFVMEALAGTPDPRAILAMETPALLLEDAARDLARIHSLGPADVPDAVSTMDYGAAVAGLKQQFEDAGGDRPIVALGLAWLADNLPEPVEPVMCHGDFRLGNILADKGRLTGVLDWEIVHFGDPHEDLAFACLPVWRFGRVDRPAMGLGSLETFFAAYEDESGRTVDRARFDFWMIYRTVWWALGCLRQGHVWRSGEDRMVERVVISRRASEQEVDLLLLLEEMAPREERQRPLPDAAPKRAEPRGESSAGEIAAAVSEWLATLKDKIEGHDRFQLAVARNALGIVTREEETRPDPHDRALAQAILAGEQGLATQGLLASLKRQALDTLAADIPKYSMLAVARDKWGDTTPQGER, encoded by the coding sequence GTGGTCGACGAGTCAGCAATCATCGCAGGATTGGAGCGGGCACTCGCTCGTGTGGGGAAAGGCAGACCGTCCGGTCTCAAGCGCCTGACAGGCGGCGCGATGATGGAAAGCTCCCGTTTCGAGTCGGATGGCGAAGCCTATGTCCTGCGCCGTGCGCCGAGCATGGAGTTCATGGAAGGGCGGCCCTTCGGACACGCGGACGAGGCAGCGATCGTCCAGGCGGCACATGATGCCGGGGTCTCCGCTCCCAATGTGCTGGTCGTGCTCGAAGAGGCCGACGGCCTCGGCAGCGGCTTCGTGATGGAGGCGCTTGCCGGCACCCCTGATCCGCGCGCGATCCTGGCGATGGAAACCCCAGCCCTGTTGCTGGAGGATGCCGCGCGCGACCTTGCGCGGATCCACTCGCTCGGCCCGGCCGACGTTCCCGACGCGGTGTCGACAATGGACTACGGCGCGGCGGTCGCGGGCCTGAAGCAGCAGTTCGAGGACGCGGGCGGCGACCGGCCGATCGTCGCGCTGGGCCTGGCCTGGCTGGCGGACAATCTGCCCGAGCCGGTCGAGCCGGTGATGTGTCATGGCGATTTCCGGCTCGGCAACATCCTCGCCGACAAGGGACGGCTCACCGGCGTGCTCGACTGGGAAATCGTCCATTTCGGCGATCCTCACGAGGATCTTGCCTTCGCCTGCCTGCCGGTCTGGCGTTTCGGACGGGTCGATCGCCCGGCGATGGGCCTGGGATCGCTCGAAACCTTCTTTGCAGCCTACGAAGACGAGAGCGGGAGGACGGTGGACCGCGCGCGGTTCGATTTCTGGATGATCTACCGCACCGTCTGGTGGGCGCTCGGCTGTCTGCGCCAGGGCCATGTCTGGCGCAGCGGGGAAGACCGCATGGTCGAGCGCGTCGTCATTTCGCGCCGGGCGAGCGAGCAGGAAGTCGACTTGCTGCTGCTGCTGGAAGAGATGGCCCCGCGCGAGGAGCGCCAGCGGCCCCTACCCGACGCCGCGCCGAAACGCGCCGAACCGCGAGGCGAATCGTCCGCCGGAGAGATCGCCGCCGCCGTTTCCGAATGGCTCGCCACCCTCAAGGACAAGATCGAGGGGCATGATCGCTTCCAGCTGGCCGTCGCGCGCAATGCGCTCGGCATCGTCACGCGCGAAGAGGAAACCAGACCCGATCCGCACGACCGTGCGCTGGCGCAGGCGATCCTCGCCGGAGAGCAGGGCCTGGCGACACAGGGGCTGCTCGCCTCGCTGAAAAGGCAGGCGCTCGACACGCTTGCCGCCGATATCCCGAAGTACTCGATGCTGGCCGTGGCCCGCGACAAATGGGGCGATACGACCCCGCAAGGAGAGAGATGA
- a CDS encoding serine hydrolase, translating to MGRGLISGAIGALALALGGAPAALAQTTSLEAQFDRTLGTEVRAPQSFNAVYDSSLERRVAMVADGDRGRIGVYAIDLTTGREVGILADQRFPMASTSKVAIAAAYLAGVDKGRWTLSSEWRLPRAGGTYMPAHQHLKLMIAKSCNDCTDALLEAVGGPAAVNRWMKEAGIEDFQLNRYISSLVREDGAIDPASSIDLKDSATPRAMGQLLAGIYQGKWLSASSRRVLLDAMEQTTTGKKRMPAALPMSANLAHKTGTLSRTASDIGIFYTPDGRAIAAAIYVTGQSPSMAAENSDRGVKLSARANRDMRIASITRALYDGYASQPEQRWTGANYGGN from the coding sequence ATGGGTAGAGGACTGATCTCTGGCGCCATTGGCGCCCTCGCACTGGCCCTCGGCGGTGCTCCTGCCGCTCTGGCTCAGACAACTTCGCTCGAAGCGCAGTTCGACCGGACGCTCGGTACCGAGGTTCGCGCACCGCAATCCTTCAACGCAGTCTACGACAGTTCGCTCGAAAGGCGTGTGGCAATGGTCGCGGACGGCGATCGTGGCCGGATCGGCGTCTATGCGATCGATCTGACCACCGGTCGTGAAGTCGGTATCCTCGCGGACCAGCGCTTCCCCATGGCCAGCACCAGCAAGGTCGCCATCGCCGCCGCCTATCTCGCCGGCGTCGACAAAGGGCGCTGGACACTCAGCAGCGAATGGCGCCTGCCGCGCGCCGGCGGCACCTACATGCCCGCCCACCAGCACCTCAAGCTGATGATCGCAAAGAGCTGCAACGACTGCACCGATGCGCTGCTCGAAGCCGTCGGCGGCCCGGCGGCGGTCAATCGGTGGATGAAGGAAGCCGGGATCGAGGATTTCCAGCTCAACCGCTATATATCTTCGCTCGTGCGCGAAGACGGTGCAATCGATCCCGCGTCGAGCATCGATCTCAAGGACAGCGCGACGCCGCGCGCGATGGGCCAGCTTTTGGCCGGGATCTACCAGGGCAAATGGCTGAGCGCATCGTCGCGCCGCGTCCTCCTCGACGCGATGGAGCAGACGACGACCGGCAAGAAGCGCATGCCTGCCGCGCTGCCCATGAGCGCCAACCTGGCGCACAAGACCGGCACGCTCAGCCGCACGGCGAGCGATATCGGCATCTTTTACACGCCCGACGGCAGGGCCATTGCGGCGGCAATCTACGTGACCGGGCAGAGCCCCTCGATGGCGGCAGAGAACAGCGATCGCGGCGTCAAGCTGTCCGCCCGGGCGAACCGCGATATGCGGATCGCCTCGATCACGCGGGCGCTCTACGATGGTTATGCGAGCCAGCCGGAACAGCGCTGGACCGGCGCGAATTACGGCGGGAACTGA
- the polA gene encoding DNA polymerase I, which yields MAAKQHLYLVDGSAYIFRAYHRLPPLTDPEGTPVGAVYGYTTMLWKLADDLDKADGPTHLAVVLDKSSHSFRNEIYDQYKANRPDPPEDLVPQFPLIRDATRAFSLPLVEEPDVEADDMIASYARAATRKGWDVTIVSSDKDLMQLIGQCADHDLDDGVEAGGCIDMLDTMKSQRIGREEVIEKFGVGPELVGDVLALMGDSVDNIPGIFGVGPKTASKLINDHGSLTAALDAAPEMKTSKLKERLLEGRGDAELSRVLVTLKEDCELPIALDDMKLDGVPPEPLAAFLEKHGFTSLLRRLDAGRGSPDRPNNLNPIKPENKGAPASSEGNRQPLPEMPAVDRAAYECVQTMERLEHWIARAFAARLVAVDTETSSLDCMQCDLVGFSLALGPNDACYVPLAHGGSDMFAERPDQILLDEALAAIRPLLESEAVLKVFHNGKYDLNVLARNGILVAPVDDTMVISFALDAGRQIDGIGAGGIGGGHGMDELAERHLSHKCLSFKDICGTGRKQIPFGEVPLDKATEYAAEDADITWRLYATLRPRLAIEGGTRVYERVDRPIVPVVAGMERHGIKVDRAALAKLSESFAAQTATLEGEIHEIAGGEFTIGSPKQLGDVLFDKLGYKGGRKGKSGQYSTDQTVLERLSGEGAEIADKVLEWRQLTKLRTTYTDALQAAINPNTGRVHTSYSLVGAQTGRLSSTDPNLQNIPIRTEIGRQIRDAFVADEGNVLLAADYSQIELRLAAHMANVESLKEAFAAGEDIHSRTAREMFGEVTRDTRAQAKTINFAILYGISRWGLAGRLGIEADEAQALIDTYFQRFPGIQRYILETLEKVKERGYSETLFGRKTWFPRINSKNQAERQGSERAAINAPIQGTSADIIKRAMARMGPALEEAGLHDVRMLLQVHDELVFELPEGDVEKASTLIANVMAQAAEPAVRLDVPLDVEIGTGKSWGAAH from the coding sequence ATGGCAGCCAAACAGCATCTCTATCTGGTCGACGGGTCGGCCTACATCTTCCGCGCGTATCACCGTCTCCCCCCGTTGACCGATCCGGAAGGAACGCCGGTAGGCGCCGTCTACGGCTACACGACCATGCTGTGGAAGCTGGCCGACGATCTCGACAAGGCCGACGGACCAACGCACCTGGCAGTGGTGCTCGACAAGTCGAGCCACAGTTTCCGCAACGAGATCTACGACCAGTACAAGGCCAACCGCCCCGATCCGCCCGAAGACCTCGTGCCGCAATTCCCGCTGATCCGCGACGCGACCCGCGCCTTCAGCCTGCCGCTGGTCGAGGAGCCCGATGTCGAGGCCGACGACATGATCGCTTCCTATGCCCGCGCGGCGACGCGCAAGGGCTGGGACGTGACGATCGTCTCCTCGGACAAGGACCTGATGCAGCTCATCGGCCAATGCGCCGACCATGATCTCGACGACGGGGTCGAAGCCGGCGGCTGCATCGACATGCTCGACACGATGAAGAGCCAGCGGATCGGGCGCGAGGAAGTGATCGAGAAATTCGGCGTCGGGCCCGAGCTGGTCGGCGATGTACTGGCGCTGATGGGCGACAGCGTCGACAACATCCCGGGCATCTTCGGCGTCGGTCCCAAGACGGCCAGCAAGCTGATCAACGATCACGGCTCCCTGACGGCAGCGCTGGACGCTGCTCCGGAAATGAAGACGTCCAAGCTCAAGGAACGCCTGCTGGAAGGGCGCGGCGATGCCGAGCTCAGCCGGGTGCTGGTGACGCTGAAAGAGGATTGCGAGCTGCCGATCGCGCTCGACGACATGAAGCTCGATGGCGTGCCTCCCGAACCGCTGGCCGCCTTTCTGGAAAAACACGGCTTCACGTCGTTGCTGCGACGGCTCGACGCGGGCCGAGGCAGCCCCGACCGGCCGAACAATCTCAATCCCATCAAGCCGGAGAACAAGGGCGCGCCGGCGAGCAGCGAAGGCAATCGCCAGCCGCTGCCCGAGATGCCGGCAGTCGACCGCGCGGCCTACGAATGCGTCCAGACCATGGAGCGCCTGGAGCACTGGATCGCGCGGGCCTTCGCTGCCCGGCTCGTGGCAGTCGACACCGAGACCAGCAGCCTCGACTGCATGCAGTGCGATCTCGTCGGCTTCAGCTTGGCGCTGGGCCCCAACGATGCCTGCTACGTTCCGCTGGCGCACGGGGGCAGCGACATGTTCGCCGAGCGACCCGACCAGATCCTGCTCGACGAGGCTCTCGCCGCGATCCGGCCGCTGCTAGAAAGCGAGGCCGTCCTCAAGGTCTTCCACAACGGCAAATACGATCTCAACGTCCTCGCCCGCAACGGCATACTCGTCGCGCCGGTGGATGACACGATGGTCATCAGCTTCGCTCTCGATGCGGGACGCCAGATCGACGGGATCGGTGCCGGCGGGATCGGCGGCGGACACGGCATGGACGAGCTTGCGGAGCGCCACCTGTCGCACAAGTGCCTCAGCTTCAAGGACATCTGCGGCACGGGCAGGAAGCAGATTCCCTTCGGCGAGGTGCCGCTCGACAAGGCGACCGAATATGCTGCCGAGGATGCCGACATCACCTGGCGGTTGTACGCGACGCTCAGGCCCCGGCTCGCGATCGAGGGCGGAACGCGCGTCTACGAGCGGGTCGACCGACCGATCGTGCCGGTGGTCGCCGGCATGGAGCGTCACGGTATCAAGGTCGATCGCGCCGCGCTCGCCAAGCTGTCGGAGAGTTTCGCCGCGCAGACGGCCACGCTGGAAGGCGAGATCCACGAGATCGCGGGCGGCGAATTCACCATCGGCAGTCCCAAGCAATTGGGCGACGTGCTGTTCGACAAGCTGGGTTACAAGGGCGGTCGCAAGGGCAAGAGCGGCCAGTATTCGACCGACCAGACCGTCCTCGAACGCCTCTCGGGCGAAGGCGCGGAAATCGCCGACAAGGTCCTCGAGTGGCGCCAACTGACCAAGCTCAGGACGACCTACACCGATGCGTTGCAGGCGGCGATCAATCCGAACACGGGCCGGGTCCATACCAGCTATAGCCTGGTCGGCGCGCAGACCGGCCGGCTGTCGTCGACCGATCCCAACCTGCAGAATATCCCGATCCGCACCGAGATCGGCCGCCAGATCCGCGATGCCTTCGTCGCCGACGAGGGCAATGTCCTTCTCGCCGCCGACTATTCGCAGATCGAGCTGCGGCTGGCAGCGCACATGGCCAACGTCGAATCGCTCAAGGAAGCCTTCGCCGCGGGCGAGGACATCCACTCGCGCACCGCGAGGGAAATGTTCGGCGAGGTGACCCGCGATACGCGCGCGCAAGCCAAGACGATCAATTTCGCGATCCTCTACGGCATCAGCCGCTGGGGCCTTGCCGGAAGGCTGGGTATCGAGGCCGACGAGGCGCAGGCGCTCATCGACACCTATTTCCAGCGCTTTCCGGGCATCCAGCGCTACATTCTCGAAACGCTCGAGAAGGTGAAGGAGCGCGGCTATTCGGAAACCCTGTTCGGGCGCAAGACATGGTTCCCGCGGATCAATTCGAAGAACCAGGCCGAACGCCAGGGCAGCGAACGGGCCGCGATAAACGCGCCGATCCAGGGCACCAGCGCCGACATCATCAAGCGTGCCATGGCGCGGATGGGTCCCGCACTGGAAGAGGCGGGGCTGCATGACGTTCGCATGCTGCTGCAGGTTCACGACGAGCTGGTGTTCGAATTGCCCGAAGGGGACGTGGAGAAAGCGTCGACCCTGATAGCGAATGTTATGGCGCAGGCAGCCGAGCCTGCGGTAAGGCTCGACGTTCCGCTCGATGTCGAGATCGGCACGGGCAAGAGCTGGGGCGCCGCACATTGA
- a CDS encoding sensor histidine kinase, translated as MKRVFAYLAQDGALRWLNVALLGTMALAMLGAILLIYNTIDSERSEREQVELTTEVLTELRNVSRAAINAETGQRGYLITLDRRYLDPYRTGRELFRPSLDRLRALIGEEATPRQAELLEAIENLGEAKFAEMDETVALLEAGDLLGARQKVLTDEGQEVMERLRRAVSEMETIETEILARQVEETARSEARVLPMLAGLAVLLLLAIISTIRLVARTARAEAEAAQAAQLGEARDRADLLARELNHRVKNIFAVIIAIVKMSGRDNPEAKPLLDSITDRIRALLTAHEVTQGALDKPVASLQSLIETTLAPYRSSNQQAEIDGPEILLSAEKVTPLGLVLHELTTNAVKYGAWSQGGKLAVHWENVGGEIRIAWRETGVEGLPEARREGFGSLLMTSAARQLRGSIDRKFARGEVAVDIAFPAGN; from the coding sequence TTGAAACGAGTTTTCGCCTATCTGGCCCAGGACGGGGCCCTGCGCTGGCTCAACGTGGCACTGCTGGGCACGATGGCGCTCGCCATGCTGGGCGCGATCCTGTTGATCTACAACACGATCGATTCCGAACGGTCGGAGCGCGAACAGGTCGAGCTGACCACCGAAGTTCTCACCGAACTGCGCAACGTCAGCCGCGCGGCGATCAACGCCGAGACCGGGCAGCGCGGCTACCTGATCACGCTCGATCGCCGCTACCTCGATCCCTATCGCACCGGACGCGAGCTGTTCCGCCCGTCGCTCGACCGGCTCCGCGCGCTGATCGGCGAGGAGGCGACTCCGCGGCAGGCCGAGTTGCTCGAGGCCATCGAGAACCTCGGCGAGGCGAAATTCGCCGAGATGGACGAAACCGTAGCGCTTCTCGAGGCGGGCGATCTCCTGGGAGCGCGCCAGAAGGTCCTGACCGACGAAGGGCAGGAAGTGATGGAGCGCCTGAGGCGCGCGGTCAGCGAAATGGAAACGATCGAGACCGAAATCCTCGCCAGGCAGGTCGAGGAGACGGCCCGCTCGGAGGCACGCGTCCTGCCGATGCTGGCCGGCCTCGCCGTCCTGCTCCTGCTGGCGATCATCTCGACGATCCGGCTGGTGGCGCGCACCGCCCGCGCCGAAGCCGAAGCCGCGCAGGCGGCCCAGCTGGGCGAAGCGCGCGACCGTGCCGACCTGCTCGCGCGCGAGCTCAACCACCGGGTCAAGAACATCTTCGCCGTCATCATCGCGATCGTGAAGATGAGCGGGCGCGACAATCCGGAAGCCAAGCCGCTGCTCGACAGCATCACCGATCGCATCCGCGCCCTCCTCACCGCGCACGAGGTGACGCAGGGCGCGCTCGACAAGCCGGTCGCCTCGCTGCAATCGCTGATCGAGACCACGCTCGCGCCCTATCGCTCAAGCAATCAGCAGGCGGAGATCGACGGGCCCGAGATCCTCCTGTCGGCCGAGAAGGTCACGCCGCTCGGCCTGGTACTCCACGAGTTGACGACCAATGCCGTGAAGTACGGGGCGTGGAGCCAGGGCGGCAAGCTGGCCGTGCACTGGGAGAACGTCGGCGGCGAGATTCGCATCGCCTGGCGCGAAACCGGCGTGGAAGGGCTGCCCGAGGCGCGCAGGGAAGGCTTCGGATCGCTGCTGATGACCAGCGCGGCGCGGCAGCTGCGCGGCTCCATCGACCGCAAGTTCGCCCGCGGAGAAGTGGCCGTGGACATCGCCTTTCCCGCCGGAAATTGA
- a CDS encoding mechanosensitive ion channel family protein translates to MFERYNPANWPISWEGLIHAAIMLGSAVLVALLVHYIVFALVRRIARLSPTTIDDIVVRAVRRPMRWAMIGFALSIAAQTDVLVGEGWDIAARFLTPALLGWVAFAIVRGVSAGLEAQIEHSGDPVANRSRMTRISIFSRTINIAIVIIAVSLMMLSIPGVRDIGTAMLASAGLAALAVGAAAQPALKSLIAGLQMALTQPIRLGDLVKVDGQAGRVEEIRMSFVTVRTWDERVMVVPTSRFLDQSFENWSRVSEALTGPVMLHLDPAAEIEPIRREFERFIKTCEEWDGRTATALMTEAYPESVEIRLAMSSGTIGDLFALRCTVREHMLGWLRRNMPDALIHHRLEVEAANARAAGGA, encoded by the coding sequence ATGTTCGAGCGCTACAATCCCGCCAACTGGCCGATTTCGTGGGAGGGGCTGATCCACGCCGCGATCATGCTCGGCAGCGCCGTCCTCGTCGCGCTGCTCGTGCATTACATCGTGTTCGCGCTGGTCCGCCGCATCGCGCGCCTGTCGCCTACCACCATCGACGACATCGTCGTGCGCGCGGTGCGCAGGCCGATGCGCTGGGCCATGATCGGTTTCGCGCTGTCGATTGCCGCGCAGACAGACGTGCTGGTCGGCGAAGGATGGGACATCGCCGCTCGTTTCCTGACGCCGGCACTGCTCGGCTGGGTCGCCTTCGCCATCGTCCGCGGCGTTTCGGCAGGGCTCGAAGCCCAGATCGAGCACAGCGGAGACCCGGTCGCCAACCGCAGCCGGATGACGCGCATCTCGATTTTCTCGCGTACCATCAACATCGCGATCGTCATCATCGCCGTGTCGCTGATGATGCTGTCGATACCGGGCGTGCGCGACATAGGGACCGCCATGCTCGCTTCGGCGGGCCTCGCCGCGCTGGCGGTGGGCGCTGCGGCGCAACCGGCGCTCAAATCGCTGATCGCGGGCCTGCAGATGGCGCTCACCCAGCCGATCCGGCTCGGCGACCTCGTCAAGGTCGACGGACAGGCAGGCCGGGTCGAGGAGATCCGCATGAGCTTCGTGACGGTGCGTACCTGGGACGAGCGGGTGATGGTCGTGCCGACCAGCCGGTTCCTCGATCAGAGCTTCGAGAACTGGTCGCGCGTGTCCGAAGCCCTGACCGGTCCGGTCATGCTCCATCTCGATCCGGCAGCAGAAATCGAGCCCATTCGCCGCGAGTTCGAGCGTTTCATCAAGACGTGCGAGGAGTGGGACGGCCGCACGGCGACCGCGCTGATGACCGAAGCCTATCCCGAAAGCGTCGAGATCCGGCTCGCGATGAGTTCAGGGACTATCGGCGACCTGTTCGCGCTGCGCTGCACGGTTCGCGAACACATGCTCGGCTGGCTGCGCAGGAACATGCCCGACGCGCTCATCCACCATCGGCTCGAGGTCGAAGCCGCCAACGCCAGGGCTGCCGGCGGAGCCTGA